The Microcoleus sp. FACHB-831 genome window below encodes:
- a CDS encoding PfkB family carbohydrate kinase, with protein MTNPRVLCLGEILYDLLADQIGRSLNEVESWTPYPGGAPANVACALVKLGTPSGFVGCVGSDEPGEALVQLLQEVGVDMRGVQRHATAPTRQVYVVRSQTGDREFAGFGEIDTTEFADTRLQATELPELLFENADFLVLGTLELAYPQSCGAIARAIQLADRHHVKILLDVNWRPTFWPDTSLAKPAIYDLLKHVDFLKLSKEEAELLFGTADAGAIAYRLDTIEGVTITDGDKGCAYCLGQNEGHVPAFSVNVADTTGAGDGFVAGFVHQLCQGGIKTLSDPEAAKRVVSYASAVGALTAMKPGAIASQPTAAEVEAFLSQHGG; from the coding sequence GTGACTAATCCCCGTGTTCTGTGTCTAGGCGAGATTTTGTACGATCTGCTGGCCGATCAAATCGGGCGATCGCTCAACGAGGTGGAATCCTGGACTCCATATCCAGGGGGCGCTCCGGCGAATGTTGCTTGTGCTTTGGTCAAGTTAGGAACGCCATCTGGTTTTGTTGGATGCGTAGGGTCGGATGAGCCGGGAGAGGCTCTGGTGCAACTATTGCAGGAAGTTGGTGTAGATATGCGCGGCGTGCAACGTCACGCAACAGCACCGACGCGGCAAGTTTACGTGGTGCGATCGCAAACTGGCGATAGGGAGTTTGCTGGGTTTGGCGAGATCGACACGACAGAATTTGCCGATACTCGGCTGCAAGCTACTGAATTACCGGAACTTCTGTTTGAAAACGCTGATTTTTTAGTTTTGGGTACGTTGGAGTTGGCTTATCCGCAAAGCTGCGGGGCGATCGCACGCGCTATTCAGTTGGCAGATCGGCATCACGTGAAGATTTTATTAGATGTAAATTGGAGGCCAACATTTTGGCCAGATACCAGCCTTGCCAAGCCAGCGATTTACGATCTTTTGAAGCATGTTGATTTCCTTAAGCTGTCGAAAGAAGAAGCTGAGTTGTTGTTTGGGACAGCGGATGCAGGCGCGATCGCTTACCGTCTTGACACGATAGAGGGTGTCACGATCACGGATGGGGACAAGGGTTGCGCTTACTGTCTGGGGCAAAACGAAGGACATGTGCCTGCTTTTTCAGTCAACGTAGCCGATACTACTGGTGCGGGCGATGGTTTTGTTGCGGGTTTCGTTCATCAGTTATGTCAAGGCGGTATAAAGACGCTTAGCGATCCGGAGGCGGCTAAGCGGGTGGTGAGTTATGCCAGCGCTGTTGGTGCGTTGACGGCGATGAAGCCAGGGGCGATCGCATCCCAACCTACAGCAGCCGAAGTCGAAGCTTTTCTCTCGCAGCATGGGGGTTAG
- the gor gene encoding glutathione-disulfide reductase yields the protein MTYDYDLFVIGAGSGGLASSKRAASYGAKVAIAENDLVGGTCVIRGCVPKKLMVYASKFSHLFEDAAGYGWSVGERSLDWEKMITSVDKEVRRLSEMHIGFLEKAGVELFRSRASLVDAHTVEVDGRKYTADKILIAVGGEAARPDLPGVKEHCITSREIFLLKEQPKQIVIFGAGYIAVEFACIMHGLGSEVTLVLRGDRILKGFDDDIRVGIQDAMAQHGIKIITNCTGKGVEKTPEGLNVKFVEKGKDAETTLRADQVLVAVGRVPKLGGLGLENAGVEVVKGENQGSPAIDGYSVESAIKVDEYSRTSVPNIFAVGDCTNRINLTPVAIGEGRCFADTEFGNNRRVFSHENVASAVFTQPEAGTVGLSEAQAKEQLGDDGVQIYRARFRPMFHSLTGAEEKVMVKLVVDKKTDRVLGAHMVGENAGEIIQGIAIAVKMGATKKDFDATVGIHPSTAEEFVTLR from the coding sequence ATGACATACGATTACGATCTGTTTGTGATTGGTGCGGGTTCTGGTGGTTTGGCTAGCTCTAAACGTGCTGCCAGCTACGGAGCAAAAGTAGCGATCGCAGAAAACGATTTAGTCGGCGGAACTTGCGTGATTCGCGGTTGCGTCCCCAAAAAATTAATGGTTTACGCTTCTAAGTTCTCCCACTTGTTTGAGGATGCAGCAGGTTACGGCTGGAGTGTGGGTGAAAGAAGCTTAGACTGGGAGAAAATGATTACCTCGGTCGATAAGGAAGTCCGCCGTCTCAGCGAGATGCATATTGGGTTTCTGGAAAAAGCTGGAGTGGAATTGTTTAGGAGTCGCGCCTCTTTAGTAGATGCTCATACTGTCGAAGTAGACGGGCGCAAATATACGGCAGATAAGATATTAATTGCCGTTGGAGGGGAAGCAGCTAGACCAGATTTACCAGGAGTAAAGGAACATTGCATCACCTCTCGCGAGATATTTCTCCTTAAAGAGCAACCCAAGCAGATTGTTATTTTTGGCGCGGGTTATATTGCTGTAGAGTTTGCCTGTATTATGCACGGACTTGGCAGCGAGGTTACATTGGTGCTGAGGGGCGATCGCATCCTCAAAGGCTTTGATGATGATATCCGCGTTGGTATTCAAGATGCGATGGCTCAACATGGCATCAAAATTATTACTAATTGCACGGGTAAAGGCGTCGAGAAAACGCCAGAAGGTCTTAACGTCAAGTTTGTTGAAAAAGGCAAAGACGCGGAGACGACACTAAGGGCGGATCAAGTTTTAGTTGCTGTCGGTCGCGTTCCCAAATTAGGCGGTTTGGGTTTGGAGAATGCAGGTGTTGAAGTTGTAAAAGGTGAAAACCAAGGTTCGCCGGCAATAGATGGGTATAGTGTAGAATCCGCCATCAAAGTTGATGAATACAGCCGCACTTCTGTGCCTAATATTTTCGCTGTAGGCGATTGCACCAACAGGATTAATTTAACACCAGTTGCGATTGGCGAAGGTCGCTGTTTTGCTGATACTGAGTTTGGGAATAATCGCCGCGTATTCAGTCACGAAAATGTAGCATCGGCGGTGTTTACTCAACCGGAAGCGGGTACGGTTGGTTTAAGCGAAGCGCAAGCGAAAGAGCAGTTGGGAGACGACGGCGTGCAGATATATCGCGCCCGATTCCGCCCGATGTTCCACAGTTTGACTGGTGCAGAAGAGAAAGTGATGGTGAAGTTGGTAGTGGATAAAAAGACGGATCGCGTGCTAGGGGCGCATATGGTTGGGGAAAATGCCGGAGAGATAATACAAGGGATAGCGATCGCAGTTAAGATGGGAGCCACCAAGAAAGATTTCGACGCTACCGTTGGTATTCATCCTTCAACAGCAGAAGAGTTTGTTACCCTAAGATAA
- a CDS encoding class I SAM-dependent methyltransferase, with the protein MDELAATLRSAIAASPLQRITFASYMDLVLYHPQYGYYASPSVNIGSQGDFFTSPHLCADFGEVLAEQFVQMWDILGRPKPFTLVEMGGGQGLLAADVLGYLQKSYPQFFDVLEYVIVEKAPGLIAQQQQMLQDWITNWGRIYWRSWEEIPSASITGCCFSNELVDALPVHQFVVEEGQLREIYVTANDNFVEVSGELSTLKLTEYFKLVGIELPSSAYADGYRSEVNLAALDWLGVVADRINRGYLLTIDYGYSAVRYYNPQRSRGTLQCYYKHRHHDNPYINIGQQDITAHVDFTALERWGELCGLQRVGFTHQGMFLMALGMGDRIANLASSCGQDIQKLLRRRDALHQLIDPAGLGRFGVLVQSKGLKEQETLRGLSMP; encoded by the coding sequence ATGGATGAATTAGCTGCAACCCTGCGAAGCGCGATCGCAGCAAGCCCTCTCCAGCGCATTACTTTTGCTTCATACATGGACTTGGTGCTGTACCATCCACAATACGGCTACTATGCTAGCCCTTCTGTGAATATTGGTTCGCAGGGTGACTTTTTTACTTCGCCTCACCTTTGTGCTGACTTTGGCGAAGTGCTGGCAGAGCAATTTGTCCAAATGTGGGATATCCTGGGACGCCCTAAACCATTTACGTTAGTGGAGATGGGGGGGGGTCAAGGGCTTTTGGCTGCTGATGTCCTGGGATATTTACAAAAGAGTTATCCGCAGTTTTTTGATGTTTTAGAGTATGTAATTGTTGAAAAAGCACCCGGATTGATTGCCCAACAGCAACAGATGTTGCAAGATTGGATAACTAATTGGGGGCGCATTTATTGGCGTAGCTGGGAGGAAATACCCAGCGCCTCTATAACTGGTTGCTGTTTTTCTAATGAGTTGGTGGATGCTTTGCCCGTGCATCAGTTTGTGGTTGAAGAGGGGCAATTGCGGGAAATTTATGTCACTGCAAATGATAACTTTGTAGAAGTAAGTGGCGAACTTTCAACGCTAAAGCTAACTGAGTATTTTAAATTAGTAGGAATTGAGTTGCCATCGAGTGCGTATGCTGATGGATATCGCAGCGAGGTGAATTTGGCAGCTTTGGACTGGTTGGGTGTGGTAGCAGATAGGATAAATCGGGGGTATTTGCTGACAATTGATTATGGATATTCCGCTGTGAGGTATTACAATCCACAGCGCTCGCGCGGTACGTTGCAGTGTTACTATAAGCACCGACATCACGACAATCCTTATATAAATATTGGGCAACAGGATATAACTGCCCATGTAGATTTTACTGCTTTGGAACGATGGGGGGAGTTGTGCGGATTGCAGCGAGTGGGGTTTACTCACCAAGGGATGTTTTTGATGGCGTTGGGGATGGGCGATCGCATTGCTAATCTCGCCTCTAGTTGCGGACAAGATATCCAAAAGCTGTTGCGGCGTCGCGATGCTTTACACCAACTGATAGATCCAGCAGGGTTGGGACGTTTTGGGGTATTAGTTCAGAGTAAGGGTTTGAAAGAGCAGGAGACGCTTAGAGGTTTAAGTATGCCTTAA
- a CDS encoding sigma-70 family RNA polymerase sigma factor, translating to MKRCKEGDTQSFRQLYHRHQQRVRSALYQLSGASHLDDLVQEVFLRAWKGLPNLRQASQFSTWLYRIAWNVASDQRRHFAQANTQRQTLSKTQPVEQEAPDLMHLHYQDLVQRGLAQISLEHRAVLVLHDLEDVPQKEVAQILGIPVGTVKSRLFHARDAMRQFLQKQGVQP from the coding sequence ATAAAGCGGTGCAAAGAGGGAGACACGCAAAGTTTCCGACAACTCTACCACCGTCATCAGCAACGAGTCAGATCCGCCCTTTACCAACTTTCTGGTGCATCACACCTAGATGATTTGGTGCAAGAAGTTTTCCTCCGCGCCTGGAAAGGATTGCCAAATCTGCGGCAGGCATCCCAATTTTCCACCTGGCTTTATCGCATAGCGTGGAATGTCGCCTCCGATCAGCGGCGACACTTTGCTCAAGCCAACACCCAGAGGCAAACTCTGAGCAAAACGCAACCAGTCGAACAGGAAGCCCCCGATTTGATGCATCTACACTATCAGGATTTGGTGCAACGCGGCCTCGCTCAAATTAGTTTAGAACATCGCGCTGTACTGGTTCTGCATGACTTGGAGGATGTGCCGCAAAAAGAGGTAGCGCAGATTCTAGGGATTCCGGTGGGAACCGTCAAGTCTCGCCTGTTCCATGCGCGTGACGCAATGCGACAATTCCTTCAAAAACAAGGAGTTCAGCCATGA
- a CDS encoding NADPH-dependent FMN reductase, translated as MAYTPKILAFAGSTRKDSYNKKLVQIAANGARSAGAEVTYLDLRDIPMPIYDEDLEAAEGIPPNALKLKELMMQHQGLLIACPEYNSSITPVLKNAIDWASRPLPGEGMLACYVDKVAAIMSASPGGFGGMRGLVHVRSILGNIKVIVLPDQVAVSKAYEVFNTDGTLKDPNQQASVEKLGENVAKVLAKLNG; from the coding sequence ATGGCTTACACGCCCAAAATCTTAGCTTTTGCTGGTAGTACCCGGAAGGACTCTTATAACAAGAAACTGGTGCAAATTGCTGCAAACGGAGCCAGATCAGCGGGGGCTGAGGTGACATATTTGGATCTGCGGGATATCCCCATGCCTATATATGATGAGGATCTTGAAGCAGCTGAGGGAATCCCCCCGAATGCACTTAAGTTGAAAGAACTGATGATGCAACATCAGGGACTTCTTATAGCTTGTCCTGAATACAATAGTTCCATTACGCCCGTTTTGAAGAATGCTATTGATTGGGCGTCGCGTCCATTACCGGGAGAAGGAATGCTGGCTTGTTATGTTGACAAGGTGGCGGCTATTATGAGCGCCTCGCCAGGAGGATTCGGGGGTATGCGCGGTTTAGTTCACGTCCGCTCAATACTGGGAAATATTAAGGTTATTGTGCTTCCGGATCAGGTAGCGGTTTCTAAGGCTTATGAGGTTTTTAATACTGATGGCACTTTGAAAGATCCCAATCAGCAGGCGTCTGTTGAGAAGCTGGGTGAAAATGTTGCTAAGGTGCTAGCTAAGTTAAATGGATGA
- the coaD gene encoding pantetheine-phosphate adenylyltransferase, whose protein sequence is MIAIYPGSFDPITLGHLDIIERGCKLFERVIVALLLNPNKTPLFTVQQRIEQIRVCTQHLPNVEVDSFDGLTVNYARMRGATALLRGLRVLSDFEHELQMAHTNKTLWDQIETVFLATSNEYSFLSSSVVKEIAKFGGSVDHLVPQHVALDIYRCYAKTHPDSTQIATDLATRVNRPRVDREV, encoded by the coding sequence GTGATTGCAATTTATCCAGGCAGCTTCGATCCGATTACCTTGGGGCACCTCGACATTATAGAGAGGGGTTGCAAGCTCTTTGAGCGGGTGATTGTCGCGCTTCTGCTCAATCCCAACAAAACGCCCCTGTTTACCGTGCAGCAGCGCATAGAGCAAATTCGCGTGTGTACGCAACATCTGCCGAATGTAGAAGTAGACAGCTTTGATGGTCTGACAGTAAACTATGCCAGAATGCGTGGAGCTACTGCGCTGCTGCGAGGATTGCGAGTGCTTTCCGATTTTGAACACGAACTCCAGATGGCTCATACTAATAAAACCCTCTGGGATCAAATTGAGACAGTTTTTCTCGCCACATCTAACGAATACAGCTTTTTAAGTAGTAGCGTAGTGAAAGAGATTGCCAAATTTGGCGGCTCCGTCGATCATCTTGTTCCCCAGCACGTTGCCCTAGATATCTACCGATGTTACGCCAAGACCCATCCCGACTCGACCCAGATAGCGACGGACCTAGCAACGAGGGTGAATCGCCCCAGAGTGGATCGGGAGGTGTAG
- a CDS encoding type II secretion system F family protein, with protein MKAKEKAIFFQQLAAMLNSGLTVQHSLTMAVKERHSSFARYIQKASAAVGSGMDLASAIALQPNYFDAWTIGLIRAAEYSGTLPEVCRRIAIATETEQRRERLYLSVRLAAIAIIWSILLLIAAIFKKQTSGLMKPGFWIYALGLGLVLFFASLIPSRYPSRGLHQLTAKIPGLGKVIEARSLLYLGDLALPLSAGIPILTALELLRSHIRDPQMGENIAKASRQIRSGRTLTESLQSKIPPVAIQIIRTGEETGNLDNAFQRLAVYYEGELERSLLQLQSILRPVSLLTVAALIVALGVRLITSFMNSLPG; from the coding sequence TTGAAAGCTAAAGAAAAAGCCATATTTTTTCAACAGTTAGCCGCTATGCTGAACTCTGGCTTGACAGTACAGCACAGCTTAACTATGGCGGTAAAAGAGCGCCATTCATCCTTCGCGCGCTATATACAAAAAGCCAGCGCAGCGGTGGGATCGGGGATGGATTTAGCAAGCGCGATCGCCCTCCAACCTAACTATTTTGACGCTTGGACGATCGGCTTGATACGCGCCGCCGAATACAGTGGAACATTGCCAGAAGTTTGTCGGCGAATAGCGATCGCAACTGAAACAGAACAGCGACGAGAAAGACTTTATCTTTCGGTGAGGCTAGCAGCGATCGCTATTATTTGGAGCATATTATTACTAATAGCAGCAATATTCAAAAAGCAGACAAGCGGTTTGATGAAACCGGGTTTCTGGATATATGCTTTAGGACTCGGCTTAGTTTTGTTTTTCGCAAGTCTTATACCTTCTCGCTACCCCAGCCGAGGATTGCATCAATTGACGGCAAAAATACCCGGATTGGGAAAAGTAATCGAGGCGCGATCGCTGCTTTATTTAGGTGATTTGGCATTACCTTTGAGTGCGGGGATACCGATTTTGACCGCCCTAGAATTGCTGCGATCGCACATCCGAGATCCTCAAATGGGAGAAAATATAGCCAAAGCCTCTAGGCAAATTCGCAGCGGAAGAACCCTCACAGAGAGTTTACAAAGCAAGATACCACCAGTAGCCATCCAAATAATCCGCACTGGCGAAGAAACGGGTAATTTAGACAACGCTTTCCAAAGATTAGCAGTATATTACGAGGGTGAGCTAGAGCGCTCGCTTCTTCAGTTACAAAGTATTTTGCGCCCTGTAAGCTTGCTAACTGTTGCTGCTTTAATTGTTGCTCTTGGAGTTCGGCTCATCACATCATTTATGAACTCACTACCAGGATAA
- a CDS encoding phosphodiester glycosidase family protein, which yields MSKRPKITLKRAAIAVSLTILGIPLLLLLIYGALLLSRPPRTETQQQLFQGIFYRRFARSTPRPNTIHIVTIDLTAPGIGVLVTPGKPNGWDKQTGQPYELRAQTTSDFVKEFKLQLAINGSFFGPFRENGPLDYYPHNGEPVSVFGQVISNGNSYSSSQSDSTVLCFAPDNRVQIRRESCEKSAVQALSGGDVFVDGGKPVVLKDNPTKNDLYPRTAVAIDKSGEKLWLIIVDGRQTKYSEGMTLPELTDIVMELGAYKALNLDGGGSTTLVVANASGTRSLNSPIHTRIPMRQRPIANHLGFYARRQD from the coding sequence ATGAGCAAACGACCAAAAATCACCCTGAAGCGAGCCGCGATCGCCGTTTCCCTGACTATCTTGGGGATACCGCTACTACTCTTATTAATTTATGGTGCGTTACTTCTAAGCCGTCCCCCCCGCACCGAGACGCAGCAACAACTATTTCAGGGTATCTTTTATCGGCGTTTTGCCCGTTCAACGCCACGCCCAAATACAATTCACATCGTTACCATTGACCTAACCGCACCGGGAATTGGGGTTTTGGTGACACCGGGAAAACCAAACGGGTGGGACAAGCAAACCGGGCAGCCATATGAGTTGAGGGCGCAAACTACCTCTGATTTTGTTAAAGAGTTTAAGTTGCAACTCGCTATTAATGGCAGCTTTTTTGGCCCATTTCGTGAAAACGGGCCGTTGGATTATTACCCCCACAACGGCGAACCAGTGAGCGTATTCGGGCAAGTTATCTCAAATGGAAATAGCTATTCATCTAGCCAGTCAGACTCGACTGTGTTGTGTTTTGCACCTGATAACCGCGTCCAAATCCGTCGAGAAAGTTGCGAAAAGAGTGCAGTTCAAGCATTGTCGGGTGGTGATGTTTTTGTTGATGGCGGTAAGCCTGTGGTGCTAAAAGATAATCCCACCAAGAACGATCTGTATCCGCGCACCGCCGTAGCTATTGATAAAAGCGGCGAGAAATTGTGGCTAATTATTGTTGATGGTCGTCAGACTAAATATAGCGAGGGTATGACCTTGCCTGAACTGACAGATATTGTGATGGAGTTGGGTGCTTATAAAGCGCTGAACTTGGACGGCGGCGGATCGACAACGCTGGTAGTTGCTAATGCTTCGGGGACGCGATCGCTCAACTCACCTATTCACACGCGCATCCCCATGCGCCAGCGTCCCATTGCTAACCATTTGGGGTTTTATGCGCGACGACAGGATTAG
- a CDS encoding ATP synthase F0 subunit B → MLRQDPSRLDPDSDGPSNEGESPQSGSGGVDIQRELNRLEELILDSPRIPFTRRTLVDEEQLLDQLDVVRLNLPEAFREAEAIVLHKEDIIRQAEDYGEAIIQEAERRADQILDEIGIIRQAEREAELIRERVQEECELMQEQTLAEIERLRLQAQQELEQMRQMALEECEDIQLGADDYADRVLTNIEQQLGDMLRVIRNGRQQLQNDAPTPRSRDTDTPASPNRPSPNSPKK, encoded by the coding sequence ATGTTACGCCAAGACCCATCCCGACTCGACCCAGATAGCGACGGACCTAGCAACGAGGGTGAATCGCCCCAGAGTGGATCGGGAGGTGTAGATATTCAGCGGGAGCTGAACAGACTCGAAGAACTGATTCTGGATAGTCCCCGTATTCCCTTTACTCGACGCACGCTGGTTGATGAGGAACAACTACTCGACCAGTTGGATGTCGTGCGCCTAAATTTGCCAGAAGCATTTCGCGAAGCGGAAGCCATAGTGCTGCATAAGGAAGATATTATCCGGCAAGCAGAGGATTATGGTGAGGCAATTATTCAGGAAGCCGAACGCAGAGCGGATCAGATATTGGATGAAATAGGTATCATCCGACAGGCAGAAAGAGAAGCAGAACTGATCCGAGAACGAGTGCAAGAAGAGTGCGAACTCATGCAGGAGCAAACGCTCGCGGAAATTGAGCGCCTGCGGTTGCAAGCACAACAGGAACTAGAGCAAATGCGGCAAATGGCGCTCGAAGAGTGCGAGGATATTCAGCTTGGAGCAGACGACTACGCCGACCGAGTTTTGACAAACATCGAGCAGCAGTTGGGCGATATGCTGAGGGTAATTCGCAACGGGCGTCAACAGCTGCAAAATGATGCGCCCACGCCGCGATCGCGCGATACTGACACGCCCGCTTCACCCAACCGTCCATCGCCAAATTCACCGAAAAAGTGA